ATCGCCCTGCGATCGGAACCGTACGAACCCAAAACTGAAATCATCCTCTCGATTAAAATAAAAGGAATCTGGAACTTCAAAGGTTGTCTTCCGATTCCCACGAGAACGATTCTACCTCCAGGATTCATTGCGCGTAGGGATTCTTCTATGTTGGACATGTATCCCGAAAAGTCCGCAAGTAGATCCACTCCGTTTGTAACTTCTTTGAGAGTCTTTCCCGGGTTTCGAATTTCTTTCAAGTTGATAATTTCATCGGCTCCGTACTTAGCCGCATTTTCCAACGGTCCTCTTTCCACGTCTAAAGCGATCACTTTTCCGTCGGTCATAGCTCTCGCAACTGCGACCGCATGAATTCCGAGACCGCCACAACCGAAGATAGCGACTGTGTCCCCGTTTTGTATGTTTCCTCTGTACCGAATCGCGTGATAAGGTGTGGAAACCGCATCCGCAAGAATTGCCCCTTGATCGAACGGAATCGTATCCGGAAGAGAATACAAATAACGTTCTTCCACGATATTATATTCTGCAAAACCTCCGTCTCTATCAAATCCGAAAACTCCTACGTCTTTACATAAGTTGTCGTATCCCGCTTTGCAGTAAGAACAAACTCCGCAAGAGGTTCCTGCGGAAATTACGACCCGATCTCCTTTTTGAAAACGACTTACGTTTTCTCCTACCTCTTCGATTACTCCTGAAGATTCGTGGCCGGGAATTCTTGGAAAATGTTTGCATTTGAGAGTTCCGTGAATCACGAGATGAACATCGGAGCCACAGATTCCGCAGGCTTTGATTTTTATTTTTACTTGTCCCGGTCTAAGTTGCGGAACTGGAACTTCTTTGATGTCTAAGATTTTTTTACCGGATTGTAAAACTGCAGCTTTCATTTTCCATTCTCCTTTATGAAACGCGACGTAAATTAAGATCATTGATACGTCGTACGTCGGTCAAGGTGATTTAGTAGAGAATGTACATCCTTCCCTTCGGATTTTTGGAAATTCTATTTTTGAAAAACGTCTATGAGTTCGGAATTTTTCGGGTTTCGCACTTGAATCAGAAAGATCCGATTTTTTTATGGAATTAGAATAGTTCTCGATGTAAAATCGGTGATTCAATCAATAGATAAAAGTCTGTTCTTGAAAAGTATGAGCCCAGTATGCTACAGCGCGGTCGTTTTCATTTTGCAGTTTGGGACAAGTTGTAAAAAATCCCTTCCGAAGGAATAATATGGAACCAGAGACAATTTACCGGGAGATCAAAGCTAGCCAAAACGGGCAAGACTGGCATCATAAAAACTGCTTCGGTTGTGGTCCCGATAACGCAAAAGGCATTCATGCGAGTTTTCCCTTTCACGAAGAAAGCGGAGAAGTTCGATTTCCGTTTAAAATAGAAAAAGCTTTCGAAGGAGCGCCAGGTTACGCTCACGGAGGAGTTTTGGCGACTCTTCTCGACGAAGCTCAGGGAGTTCTTTGCTTTCATCTCGGACATTTCGTGATGACCGACCAACTTTATATGCGTTACCACAAAGCGGTGCCTCTCAACGAAGAAGTTGAAGTTCGCTGTTGGGTTACAATGGTAAGAAGAAGAAGGCTTTATACAAAAGCTACGATTCATCTTTTTAAAACAGGCGAACTTTTGGTTTCTTCCAAAGCGCGTTGGTACGATATGTCGGAAAGGACGATGAGGAGAATGTTCCAAGGGACCGTTTTTCCGATTGATACTCTTCTTCAAGTTTTAGAAGTGAATCAAAAACGTGGTAAGGAAATTCGAAAACGCCTCAAACTTCAAAACATAGTTTTGTAAAGTCCTAACGTCTAATTCTCTTATCCACGGCATCTAAAAGTATTTGACTTCCAGTGTGATGGGCAATGCCGATTTAAGATTGGAGGAAAACAATGAATTAGTTTTGCATCATTTTCGGGAATCGATAGAATCTCGATTCTTTTTAAGAAACGTCATTTACAGTATTACTGACAATGCCACTTGGGAGAATTCCATTCTCTTTAAGGATTTTTTCGGAGAATCCTGTAATTTCTAAAACGGTCTTTAGATCGATCCCTTTCTTAAGCATTTTACCGGCATCTTCCAATTTACCTTGCTCAATACCTTGCTGTATCCCTTCTGAAATCAGTCTTTCTGCTGTAGTCACCGTTAGTTCCTCGTATTGTTCCAATTTTGATCTTTCCAATACTCTTTTGAGTTCCGTAGGCTTTAAATCACGGGCCCAATAAATATACAATAACAGTTTTCGTAAGATTGCAACCCTTTTCGATTCTTCCTCTATTCTCAGTAATAGGGAAAACAACCCCGGTAAGTGAGAAACAAATTCCAAATCTCCTTCGCGGATTTTTTGAACCACTCCCAGAGTGACTTGAAAAGTGATACTTTCCAACTTCTTTTTCAACTCTACCTCTTTCAAATCGAACAAGTCTATTTTAAAATCGGGGATAAAGTCCTTGAGAATTTCCGCTTCTTGGCTTGTTAATACGAACTGGTCCAAAAATCGATCTCCCAATTTCCATTCTTTTTCCCCGTGATAGAATACGAACGGAATGACTACGGAAAGAGGCTCTCCATTCCTTTGTTGGTTTCGATAGATTTCCGTTAAATATCCTAATAATTGAATATAGACGGTATTTTCTAAATAACTTTTGTGTTCGAAAAGTAAATAGACGTTCGACTTGTTTCCGGACTTGAGCGGAATTTGAAACAACAGATCCGTTTGTTTTTGTTTTAATTCCTCGGATATAAAACTCGATTCGGACAATTCCAAGTTTTCCAAGTCGAGTAGTTTGACCACTTCCGATGGTAACGTGTTTTTGAAAAAAGTAGCCGCCTCTTTTTTGTCCTGAAAGGTTTCCCGGATCAATCGATCGTGCGGATTGTGTACTTCGGTCATCCGTTATCTTTGGGCTATCGTCTTTCTCGGTCAATTTCATTTGGAAATCCTGTATGGTATGTTGTAAAGTCCATAAATCAGGTTGCTTGATGAACGAAACGAGGAGTAAAAAATCCTAACGTCTAACCACTAAACGTAGAAACTCTTTTGTTTTGTGAAAAATTCGCGATGATGTTTCTACCGAAGTTTTTGAAGCGTCGTTGACGGAAAAGATTAAACTCTTTCCCAGTCCATCTTGATAACGAGAATGTAATTATCTCTGAGCGTGTAGGTGAAGATTACGACCTGTTTGTGAAGGTCCATATCATAAATAGGCTCCGTGACTGTCCACTTCGCAGAGCTTTGAACTACCTTTGCCTTATGACGAATGAAAAAAGGTCTCCACGCATAGTTATTTCCGATTTCGGTCAGGTCGGAATCCCATTCTTCTCCGGGATGGGAACGGAAATACGTAGGAGTGATCTGATAACCGAAGATATCGCAGGCAAAGACAGAAAGAATTTCGGATGGCAAGTTAGAGAGCATGAGGTGAAGGACTAAAGGAAGATCCTCCTTTCCGTTGTGACGAAGCGCTTCCAATTTCTCGCCTAAGGCGTCGATGATCTCCTGGCCTTTTTGAAATTCTTCTAGCAGTTCCATAAACCGAAGACCCGAGAACTTTTCCAAAGCATCTCTAAGAGTTTTGTTGAATTGTTTCTTATCCTGAAACTCGACTTGGGGTCTTGAAAAATAAAATCCTTGGAGTAGATTCGCCCCCATGGAAAGCGCGAGATGTAATTCTTCTTCGGTTTCGATTCCTTCGAACAAAAGATCGGAACCTAATTTTTGAGACATGTCAGCGATTGCGCTCAGTACATTTTTGAAGGATCTTCGGTTTAAACTTTCTCGCATGATCTTGATATCGACCTTTATAATGTCCGGATGGATATAACCGATTCTTTCCAAATTGGAGAATCCGACTCCGAGATCGTCGACCGCGATCTTGAATCCGTAGTCTTTGAATACGTTCACGATCGAAAGAAGTTTTTCGATGTTTCCGTCGAACTTATCTTCCGTAATTTCCAAAACGACTTCCGAGGGTGAAATGTCGTATTTTTCCATAAGATTAAGAACGTGAAGTCTTTTGAGATCCAGAACGTCTCCCGTGTGAATCATAGAGAGAAAGTTAGGCATCATGTTAAGAAAAAGTTTGGTTTTTACGCCCGAGTCTTTGAGATGACGGATCGCTTTTTCCCGAATCAACCGATCGATTTGGATGAGGCGAATTGTATCTAGTTCTGGGTTGTGGAACTGATAACCCAAAGAGCGATATTCGTTTTTTTCGGGAAAATAAAATCTTCCTAGAACCTCATATCCTATGATATTACAATT
The nucleotide sequence above comes from Leptospira weilii. Encoded proteins:
- a CDS encoding zinc-binding dehydrogenase; the encoded protein is MKAAVLQSGKKILDIKEVPVPQLRPGQVKIKIKACGICGSDVHLVIHGTLKCKHFPRIPGHESSGVIEEVGENVSRFQKGDRVVISAGTSCGVCSYCKAGYDNLCKDVGVFGFDRDGGFAEYNIVEERYLYSLPDTIPFDQGAILADAVSTPYHAIRYRGNIQNGDTVAIFGCGGLGIHAVAVARAMTDGKVIALDVERGPLENAAKYGADEIINLKEIRNPGKTLKEVTNGVDLLADFSGYMSNIEESLRAMNPGGRIVLVGIGRQPLKFQIPFILIERMISVLGSYGSDRRAIPELIDLYLKGKINLSHSITSHHTLEELNQCLEDLDERKGNPIRFIIQP
- a CDS encoding EAL domain-containing protein is translated as MLYSQDKSNLLSYGENYYQPHYQPILEVTNCNIIGYEVLGRFYFPEKNEYRSLGYQFHNPELDTIRLIQIDRLIREKAIRHLKDSGVKTKLFLNMMPNFLSMIHTGDVLDLKRLHVLNLMEKYDISPSEVVLEITEDKFDGNIEKLLSIVNVFKDYGFKIAVDDLGVGFSNLERIGYIHPDIIKVDIKIMRESLNRRSFKNVLSAIADMSQKLGSDLLFEGIETEEELHLALSMGANLLQGFYFSRPQVEFQDKKQFNKTLRDALEKFSGLRFMELLEEFQKGQEIIDALGEKLEALRHNGKEDLPLVLHLMLSNLPSEILSVFACDIFGYQITPTYFRSHPGEEWDSDLTEIGNNYAWRPFFIRHKAKVVQSSAKWTVTEPIYDMDLHKQVVIFTYTLRDNYILVIKMDWERV
- a CDS encoding PaaI family thioesterase; its protein translation is MEPETIYREIKASQNGQDWHHKNCFGCGPDNAKGIHASFPFHEESGEVRFPFKIEKAFEGAPGYAHGGVLATLLDEAQGVLCFHLGHFVMTDQLYMRYHKAVPLNEEVEVRCWVTMVRRRRLYTKATIHLFKTGELLVSSKARWYDMSERTMRRMFQGTVFPIDTLLQVLEVNQKRGKEIRKRLKLQNIVL
- a CDS encoding Rpn family recombination-promoting nuclease/putative transposase, with product MTEVHNPHDRLIRETFQDKKEAATFFKNTLPSEVVKLLDLENLELSESSFISEELKQKQTDLLFQIPLKSGNKSNVYLLFEHKSYLENTVYIQLLGYLTEIYRNQQRNGEPLSVVIPFVFYHGEKEWKLGDRFLDQFVLTSQEAEILKDFIPDFKIDLFDLKEVELKKKLESITFQVTLGVVQKIREGDLEFVSHLPGLFSLLLRIEEESKRVAILRKLLLYIYWARDLKPTELKRVLERSKLEQYEELTVTTAERLISEGIQQGIEQGKLEDAGKMLKKGIDLKTVLEITGFSEKILKENGILPSGIVSNTVNDVS